A region of Flavobacteriales bacterium DNA encodes the following proteins:
- a CDS encoding leucine-rich repeat domain-containing protein — MTNKKYNNYFLSIIFVLVCSIHAQSQVFDYKSLDTIPELTLEQALKKDPLTVYRLDLKRQKLVDLPESITQFKNLQTLDVSKNKLKHFPSLIVKFKFLQNLNISDNKIDAVPAEIGDLIYLKEFSANQTEISTLPAEIGKLKELKYLDVWGSNLASFPEEISQLQETLKEIDMRVIMMSDAEHKKIKELLPTTKIHFSKSCNCGF; from the coding sequence ATGACAAACAAAAAGTACAACAACTATTTTCTTAGCATCATCTTCGTGTTGGTTTGTTCAATCCATGCTCAGTCGCAGGTTTTTGATTACAAATCGCTTGATACCATACCTGAGTTAACGTTAGAGCAAGCCTTAAAAAAAGACCCCTTAACTGTTTATCGACTTGATTTAAAACGACAAAAGTTGGTTGATTTGCCTGAGAGCATAACACAATTTAAAAATCTACAAACCTTAGATGTTAGTAAAAACAAACTAAAACATTTTCCATCCTTAATTGTTAAGTTTAAGTTTTTACAGAACCTGAATATATCCGACAATAAAATTGATGCTGTACCTGCCGAAATAGGGGATTTGATATACTTGAAAGAGTTTAGTGCAAATCAAACTGAAATTTCTACCTTACCTGCTGAAATTGGTAAGCTAAAAGAGTTGAAATATTTGGATGTTTGGGGCTCGAACTTAGCCTCGTTTCCCGAAGAAATTAGTCAACTACAAGAAACACTCAAAGAGATAGACATGCGCGTGATAATGATGAGTGATGCCGAGCATAAAAAAATTAAGGAATTGCTTCCAACCACTAAAATCCATTTTTCTAAATCGTGTAATTGCGGTTTCTAA
- a CDS encoding bifunctional riboflavin kinase/FAD synthetase produces MNVYRHINEFSSKKNVVITTGTFDGVHLGHKKIIEQVVSAAKKISGESVILTFFPHPRMVLYPESNDLKLLNTIDERIELLKDSGIDHLIIHPFSMEFSRITSLDFVRDILVNKLNTKRLVIGYDHHFGKNREGSFQHLKEYGPLYGFEVEEIPAQEIQQINISSTKIRNSLLIGEIRAANQFLGYPYFINGTVVDGDKIGRELGFPTANIKVDEAYKLIPGNGVYAVKVNIEQQSFTGMLNVGNRPTLNGEEETIEVNIFNFNEQIYNKPIRIEFFEKIRNEIKFNELSELQQQLNNDKQKVQQLFS; encoded by the coding sequence ATGAATGTTTACCGTCATATTAATGAGTTTTCGTCAAAAAAAAATGTAGTGATAACTACAGGTACTTTTGATGGGGTTCATTTGGGACATAAAAAAATAATTGAGCAGGTTGTTTCTGCCGCAAAAAAAATAAGTGGAGAATCGGTTATTTTAACTTTTTTTCCTCATCCTCGAATGGTGTTGTACCCAGAAAGCAATGATTTAAAGTTATTAAATACCATTGATGAACGAATTGAACTCTTAAAAGATTCTGGAATCGACCATTTAATTATTCACCCATTTTCGATGGAGTTTTCAAGAATTACTTCGCTTGATTTTGTTCGGGATATTTTAGTAAATAAACTGAATACCAAACGATTGGTTATTGGATATGACCATCATTTTGGTAAAAATCGAGAAGGTTCTTTTCAGCACTTAAAAGAGTATGGACCACTTTATGGCTTTGAAGTGGAAGAAATTCCAGCGCAGGAAATACAACAGATTAACATCAGTTCTACAAAGATTCGCAACTCTTTATTAATAGGTGAAATTAGGGCGGCAAATCAATTTTTAGGGTATCCTTATTTTATTAATGGAACAGTTGTTGATGGTGATAAGATAGGAAGAGAATTAGGGTTTCCAACTGCAAACATAAAAGTTGACGAAGCTTATAAGTTGATTCCTGGTAACGGTGTTTATGCAGTTAAAGTTAATATCGAACAACAAAGTTTTACAGGCATGTTAAATGTAGGTAATAGACCTACGTTAAATGGAGAAGAAGAAACCATTGAAGTAAATATCTTTAATTTTAACGAACAGATTTACAATAAACCTATTCGTATAGAGTTTTTTGAGAAGATAAGAAACGAGATTAAATTTAACGAGTTATCCGAATTACAACAACAATTAAATAATGACAAACAAAAAGTACAACAACTATTTTCTTAG